From a region of the Clupea harengus chromosome 9, Ch_v2.0.2, whole genome shotgun sequence genome:
- the si:dkey-118k5.3 gene encoding NLR family member X1, translating into MAVGSFSEQVRESRVELVEDWSKHVMSLLELLFQADVLTEEDVSLVRGGGCLGDRDRMRNLLDVLYGRGEDACCAFFKVMPRVQAASGTNISSQQILREHLQRHRDILGKEHSPKHSGSIKAKAPSSRKARSYTDITLSKRPGYEVNLQHQHEAAMVGEYFRGQTQESEGQEEICVFREMYQNQLSIPGDGLTLLSGVAGSGKTTVVRRLVHEWSSQTDSEKIILSLSFRELNLVTEPESLQGLLLMHYSHLKPVITGILGDKLERILLILDGLDEFRFPLDFTRTPKCSDPERVQLVGAMVVNLIKGNLLPGITILLTSRPHAVSKVPSELVNVFCSVLGFSPAQQQEFFRQSCVSVQAGAEVWDYVSTHKPLHLMCHIPAFCWIVSTALYNGSPGLTKHEPDATVPVDSNKSPSESEPCSALHSSADPSSMLMNGSALKSSVRTLTITDIYCCFLKSILVFHGEGREEDSRWHLLQDAPRILQESRPVLKGLGALAFKGLLERRFLFDCSDLSALSLDRADLSRVFMVEILKEDRTSLILEKSFYFIHTSIQEYLAALYFVLESLSGSDPFSGLQSYTIKLLPSALKRVLCSTTKKLHGAKRLLKQHVRKALLWSEQHQSGHMDLFCRFVSGLLVPQTRLTLDGLFPRRTLPSLFCASPASTPSTAPPFLLSLLRSQLRSCSLCPERQVNVCHCLYEARDPGLSQRLQSWLQVLAQKPQSEHSSLEKDWSELAFLLQLSPDLETLKLDCQGLDAEGLRRLLPMLPLFCTLSLGQNPLGPEGATVLSRALRTPTCRVERLWVVRTGLGCEGVRILTEALKDNQTVVDLRMAINDIGDTGAGYLADLLKTNCALKDIRLRDNQITDKGAELLMDALTENVTLQYLWLFDNKITKDGVKRLKEFSKTRTNLDIKVCF; encoded by the exons ATGGCTGTAGGGTCATTCAGTGAACAGGTACGGGAGAGCCGTGTGGAGCTTGTGGAAGATTGGAGCAAACATGTGATGTCTCTTCTGGAGCTACTTTTCCAAGCTGATGTTCTTACTGAAGAGGATGTGAGCCTGGTAAGAGGTGGAGGGTGTTTAGGAGACCGTGATCGCATGAGGAACTTGCTGGATGTACTgtatgggagaggagaggatgcatGCTGTGCCTTCTTTAAAGTAATGCCAAGAGTTCAGGCTGCCTCAGGAACAAACATTTCAAGCCAGCAGATCTTACGGGAGCACcttcagagacacagagatatacTGGGCAAGGAGCACAGCCCCAAACACTCTGGTAGCATCAAAGCTAAAGCTCCAAGTAGCCGTAAGGCTAGATCCTACACTGACATCACGCTGTCCAAGAGGCCAGGGTATGAGGTGAACTTGCAGCACCAGCATGAGGCGGCCATGGTTGGAGAATATTTCCGGGGTCAGACGCAGGAGAGCGAAGGGCAGGAGGAGATCTGTGTGTTCAGAGAGATGTACCAGAACCAGCTGTCAATCCCTGGGGATGGGCTGACATTGCTGTCGGGTGTAGCAGGCAGTGGCAAGACCACAGTGGTCAGGCGGCTTGTCCATGAGTGGTCCTCCCAGACAGACTCTGAGAAGATCATATTGTCTCTGTCTTTCCGAGAGCTAAACCTGGTCACTGAGCCAGAGAGTCTGCAGGGGCTGCTGTTAATGCATTACAGCCATCTGAAGCCCGTCATAACCGGGATCTTGGGTGATAAGCTAGAGCGCATTCTTCTCATCCTTGACGGGCTAGACGAATTCCGGTTTCCACTGGACTTTACACGAACCCCCAAGTGTTCTGATCCAGAGCGGGTTCAGCTTGTGGGTGCTATGGTGGTGAACCTTATCAAGGGAAACCTGCTGCCAGGCATCaccatcctcctcacctccCGACCCCATGCTGTCTCCAAGGTCCCTTCGGAGCTGGTGAATGTGTTTTGTAGTGTGTTGGGCTTCTCACCAGCTCAACAGCAGGAGTTCTTCAGACAGAGCTGCGTCTCTGTACAGGCTGGAGCAGAGGTTTGGGATTATGTTTCCACTCATAAACCCTTGCATCTTATGTGTCACATCCCTGCCTTCTGCTGGATTGTGTCCACAGCCTTGTACAACGGCAGCCCTGGTCTCACCAAGCACGAACCTGATGCCACAGTCCCAGTGGACAGCAACAAAAGTCCGTCAGAGAGTGAGCCGTGCTCTGCACTGCACTCCTCTGCTGATCCCAGTTCTATGTTGATGAATGGATCAGCCCTGAAGTCCTCGGTAAGGACGCTGACAATCACAGACATCTACTGCTGCTTCCTGAAGTCTATCCTGGTGTTCCATGGAGAAGGCAGGGAGGAGGATTCACGTTGGCACCTGCTTCAGGATGCTCCACGCATTTTGCAGGAGAGCCGCCCAGTGCTGAAAGGCCTCGGAGCTCTGGCCTTCAAAGGGCTTCTGGAGAGGCGATTTCTCTTCGACTGCTCAGACCTCAGTGCCCTCTCCCTGGACCGCGCCGACCTCTCCCGTGTCTTCATGGTGGAGATCCTGAAAGAGGACAGAACCTCACTCATACTGGAAAAGAGCTTCTACTTCATCCACACCAGTATTCAGGAATACCTGGCAGCTTTGTACTTTGTGCTCGAGTCTCTCTCCGGCTCAGACCCATTCTCTGGGCTCCAGTCGTACACGATCAAACTACTTCCATCTGCACTCAAGAGGGTGCTGTGCTCCACCACTAAAAAGCTACACGGGGCCAAACGTCTCCTGAAACAACACGTCAGGAAAGCTCTTCTGTGGAGTGAGCAGCATCAATCTGGACACATGGACTTGTTCTGCAG GTTTGTTTCTGGCCTCTTGGTTCCGCAAACACGCTTGACCTTGGATGGGCTTTTCCCCAGACGAACTTTGCCGTCTCTTTTCTGCGCCTCCCCAGCCTCCACTCCTTCCACTGCTCCCCCgttcctcctgtctctccttcgCTCACAGCTCCGGAGCTGTAGCCTCTGCCCAGAGAGACAGGTGAACGTGTGCCACTGCCTGTACGAAGCTCGAGACCCAGGGCTGTCCCAGCGGCTGCAGAGTTGGCTGCAAGTCCTCGCACAGAAGCCCCAGTCAGAGCACAGCTCTCTGGAGAAGGACTGGAGCGAGCTGGCCTTCCTGCTTCAACTCAGCCCCGACCTGGAAACACTCAAGCTGGACTGCCAGGGTCTGGACGCAGAGGGGCTACGCAGACTTCTGCCCATGCTTCCTCTCTTCTGCACCCTGAG CCTTGGGCAGAATCCCCTTGGCCCTGAGGGAGCCACTGTGCTGTCCAGGGCACTTAGGACTCCAACTTGCCGTGTCGAGAGGCTGTG ggtAGTAAGGACTGGACTAGGCTGTGAGGGGGTCAGGATCCTGACAGAAGCACTGAAAGACAACCAAACTGTTGTTGACCTCAG AATGGCTATCAATGACATTGGAGACACAGGAGCAGGATATCTTGCTGACTTACTGAAGACCAATTGTGCTTTGAAAGATATCAG ACTCCGTGACAACCAGATAACAGACAAAGGGGCTGAACTTCTGATGGATGCTCTGACAGAGAATGTAACTCTTCAGTATCTATG GCTCTTTGACAACAAGATCACTAAGGATGGTGTCAAGAGGCTCAAAGAATTTTCTAAGACTAGAACCAATCTTGACATTAAAGTGTGTTTCTAA